The following are encoded in a window of Vigna unguiculata cultivar IT97K-499-35 chromosome 8, ASM411807v1, whole genome shotgun sequence genomic DNA:
- the LOC114194754 gene encoding 60S acidic ribosomal protein P0-like, whose protein sequence is MAPKQTKAEKKIAYDGKLCQLLEEYGQILVVNADNVGSNQLQNIRKGLRGDSVVLMGKNTMMKRSVRIHAEKTGNNVYLSLIPLLVGNVGLIFTKGDLKEVSEEVAKYKVGAPARVGLVAPIDVVVPPGNTGLDPSQTSFFQVLNIPTKINKGTVEIITPVELIRKGEKVGSSEAALLAKLGIRPFSYGLVVLSVYDNGSVFSPEVLDLTEDDLIEKFVAGVSIATSLSLAISFPTLAAAPHMFVNAYKNVLSVAVETDYSFPEADKVKEYLKDPSKFAVAAVAAPAAASGAPAAAAKEEEKKEEPAEESDDDMGFSLFD, encoded by the exons ATGGCGCCAAAACAGACTAAGGCAGAGAAGAAGATAGCTTACGATGGGAAGCTGTGCCAGCTTCTCGAAGAATACGGTCAAATCCTCGTGGTCAACGCCGACAACGTGGGGTCAAACCAGCTCCAGAACATTCGCAAGGGTCTCCGCGGAGACTCCGTCGTCCTCATGGGGAAGAACACCATGATGAAGCGCTCCGTCAGAATCCACGCTGAGAAAACCGGCAACAACGTGTATCTCAGCCTCATCCCTCTCCTTGTC GGCAATGTGGGATTGATTTTCACCAAGGGCGACTTGAAGGAAGTCAGTGAGGAGGTTGCTAAGTACAAG GTTGGAGCACCTGCTCGTGTTGGTTTGGTTGCACCAATTGATGTCGTTGTTCCTCCTGGCAACACTGGCCTCGATCCATCTCAGACATCTTTCTTCCAG GTACTTAACATTCCGACCAAGATTAACAAGGGTACTGTGGAAATCATTACCCCTGTGGAACTCATTAGGAAGGGAGAAAAGGTTGGATCTTCCGAAGCTGCATTGCTTGCCAAGCTTGGCATAAGGCCCTTCTCATATGGGCTTGTGGTCCTTTCTGTTTATGATAATGGCTCTGTGTTCAGCCCCGAAGTCCTTGATCTTACCGAGGATGACCTTATTGAGAAGTTTGTTGCTGGTGTTTCGATCGCTACTTCTCTTTCATTGGCTATTTCATTCCCAACCCTTGCAGCTGCACCACATATGTTTGTGAACGCCTACAAGAATGTTCTATCTGTTGCCGTTGAGACAGATTATTCTTTCCCTGAGGCAGACAAGGTCAAGGAGTATCTCAAG GACCCAAGCAAATTTGCAGTAGCTGCTGTTGCTGCTCCTGCTGCTGCTTCTGGTGCTCCAGCTGCTGCAGCAAAGGAAGAGGAAAAGAAGGAAGAGCCAGCTGAAGAATCTGATGATGACATGGGGTTCAGTTTGTTTGACTAA
- the LOC114194582 gene encoding syntaxin-31, producing MASSYRDRTSEFRLLSETLKKIGGGTSSSVQPETAPSTSHDSYSRSEFNRKASRIGLGINETSQKVARLAQLARRSSMFNDPAVEIQELTALIKNEITALNSALSDLQAIQNMDMADGSYSQDRIVHSTAVCDDLKSKLMGATKHLQDVLTARTENIKAHESRKQIFSKNASRENPFQHQPKPATEPPPWLNSVNAYDNLQQESVLSSNGAPVSNQLRRRLAVDNTPTQQMEMSMVQRVIPRQENYTQSRSTALHNVESTITELSGIFSHLATMVAHQGELAIRIDDNMDESLANVEGAHSSLLRHLNRISSNRWLLIKIFAVLILFLLIFIFFVA from the exons ATGGCTTCCTCTTACCGTGACCGCACATCGGAGTTCCGGTTACTGTCGGAGACTCTGAAGAAGATCGGAGGAGGGACCTCGTCTTCGGTTCAACCCGAGACTGCTCCTTCCACCTCTCATGATTCCTATTCAAGATCCGAATTCAACCGAAAGGCCTCACGCATCGGGTTGGGGATCAATGAGACCTCACAGAAGGTGGCGAGGCTCGCGCAGCTGGCGAGGAGGTCGTCCATGTTCAACGATCCGGCCGTGGAGATTCAGGAGCTGACTGCGCTGATTAAGAACGAGATCACGGCGCTGAATTCGGCTCTCTCCGATTTGCAAGCCATTCAGAACATGGACATGGCTGATGGAAGTTACTCGCAGGATAGGATTGTGCATTCAACCGCGGTTTGTGATGACTTGAAGAGCAAACTAATGGGAGCCACGAAGCATCTTCAAGATGTCTTAACTGCTAGGACAGAG AATATCAAGGCTCACGAGAGCAGGAAGCAGATTTTTTCCAAGAATGCATCAAGGGAGAACCCTTTCCAGCATCAACCAAAGCCAGCTACTGAGCCGCCACCTTGGTTAAATTCGGTGAATGCATATGACAATCTGCAACAAGAATCGGT ATTATCATCAAATGGAGCTCCTGTTAGCAATCAACTAAG ACGAAGGTTGGCTGTGGACAACACTCCAACTCAGCAAATGGAAATGTCTATGGTGCAGCGGGTTATTCCTCGGCAAGAAAACTACACTCAAAGTAGGTCAACTGCTCTGCACAATGTGGAGTCTACCATCACAGAACTTAGTGGGATTTTCTCGCATTTGGCTACAATGGTTGCCCATCAAGGGGAGCTTGCTATCAG GATTGATGACAACATGGATGAGTCATTGGCGAATGTTGAAGGAGCTCACAGTTCTTTATTGAGGCATCTCAACCGAATATCATCAAATAGGTGGCTTCTAATAAAGATATTTGCCGTTCTGATACTTTTCCTCTtgatcttcatattctttgTGGCCTAA